The following is a genomic window from Salmo salar unplaced genomic scaffold, Ssal_v3.1, whole genome shotgun sequence.
ccctcatagcctggttcctctctacccagtacagccagtagaggactggccacccctcatagcctggttcctctctacccagtacagccagtagaggactggtcacccctcatagcctggttcctctccacccagtacagccagtagaggactgaccacccctcagagcctggttcctctggtctacccagtacagccagaagaggactggccacccctcagagcctggttcctctctacccagtacagccagaagaggactggtcacccctcatagcctggttcctctggtctacccagtacagccagaagaagactggacacccctcagagcctggttcctctggtctacccagtacagccagtagaggactggtcacccctcagagcctggttcctctggtctacccagtacagccagtagaggactggtcacccctcatagactggttcctctggtctacccagtacagccagtagaggactggccaccccgcatagcctggttcctctctacccagtacagccagtagaggactggccacccctcatagcctggttcctctggtctacccagtacagccagtagaggactggccacccctcagagcctggttcctctctacccagtacagccagaagaggactggtcacccctcagagcctggttcctctctacccagtacagccagtagaggactggtcacccctcatagcctggttcctctggtctacccagtacagccagaagaggactggccacccctcagagcctggttcctctctacccagtacagccagaagaggactggccacccctcatagcctggttcctctggtctacccagtacagccagtagaggactggtcacccctcatagcctggttcctctctacccagtacagccagaagaggactggccacccctcagagcctggttcctctctacccagtacagccagaagaggactggtcacctctaagagcctggttcctctggtctacccagtacagccagaagaggactggccacccctcatagcctggttcctctctacccagtacagccagtagaggactggtcacccctcagagcctggttcctctggtctacccagtacagccagtagaggactggtcacccctcagagcctggttcctctggtctacccggtacagccagtagaggactggtcacccctcagagcctggttcctctggtctacccagtacagccagtagaggactggtcacccctcagagcctggttcctctggtctacccagtacagccagtagaggactggccacccctcatagcctggttcctctggtctacccagtacagccagtagaggactggtcacccctcatagcctggttcctctggtctacccagtacagccagtagaggactggtcacccctcatagcctggttcctctggtctacccagtacagccagtagaggactggtcacccctcagagcctggttcctctggtctacccagtacagccagtagaggactggtcacccctcagagcctggttcctctctacccagtacagccagtagaggactggtcacccctcatagcctggttcctctggtctacccagtacagccagaagaggactggccacccctcagagcctggttcctctctacccagtacagccagaagaggactggccacccctcatagcctggttcctctggtctacccagtacagccagaagaggactggccacccctcagagcctggttcctctctacccagtacagccagaagaggactggtcacctctaagagcctggttcctctggtctacccagtacagccagaagaggactggccacccctcatagcctggttcctctctacccagtacagccagtagaggactggtcacccctcagagcctggttcctctggtctacccagtacagccagtagaggactggtcacccctcagagcctggttcctctggtctacccggtacagccagtagaggactggtcacccctcagagcctggttcctctggtctacccagtacagccagtagaggactggtcacccctcagagcctggttcctctggtctacccagtacagccagtagaggactggccacccctcatagcctggttcctctggtctacccagtacagccagtagaggactggtcacccctcatagcctggttcctctggtctacccagtacagccagtagaggactggtcacccctcatagcctggttcctctggtctacccagtacagccagtagaggactggtcacccctcagagcctggttcctctggtctacccagtacagccagtagaggactggtcacccctcatagcctggttcctctggtctacccagtacagccagtagaggactggccacccctcagagcctggttcctctggtctacccagtacagccagtagaggactggtcacccctcatagcctggttcctctggtctacccagtacagccagtagaggactggtcacccctcagagcctggttcctctggtctacccagtacagccagtagaggactggtcacccctcagagcctggttcctctggtctacccagtacagccagtagaggactggccacccctcagagcctggttcctctggtctacccagtacagccagtagaggactggtcacccctcagagcctggttcctctggtctacccagtacagccagtagaggactggtcacccctcagagcctggttcctctggtctacccagtacagccagtagaggactggtcacccctcagagcctggttcctctggtctacccagtacagccagtagaggactggtcacccctcatagcctggttcctctctacccagtacagccagtagaggactggtcacccctcagagcctggttcctctggtctacccagtacagccagaagaggactggccacccctcatagcctggttcctctggtctacccagtacagccagtagaggactggtcacccctcatagcctggttcctctctaggccacctaatcatccccagcttccaattagctcattcatccccccctcctctcccctgtaactattccccaggtcgttgctgtaaatgagaacgtgttctcagtcaacttacctggtaaaataatgataaaaaataaaaaaaaatataaatgatcTCTCTTTACATACCGGTCACCCACTTGTCATACATCCAAACGTTGGTTCTGCTGCCAGCTTTCCTTCTGAACTGCAGTGAGCTCCCATCGCTGTATAAAGGGGCAGCAGAGTACAGGTCTCCCTCTAAAACAGATTCACGTTATAAACAAGGAAGCAAAGATATttaataaaatatacattttataaggTATTACTACTGAATTTGATTAGGTGGTTATATAGTATGATCtcatgtcacacacacagacacacacagacacacacagacacagacagacacacacagagacacacacagagacacacagagacacacagacacacacagagacacacagagacacacagagacacacagacacacacagacacacacagagacacacagagacacacagacacacacacagacacacacagacacacacagagacacacacacagagagacacacagacacacacacagacacacacagacacacacagagacacacacacagagacacacacacagacacacagacacacacagagacacacacacagagacacacacagagacacacagacacacacagagacacacacacagagacacacacagagacacacacagacacacacagagacacacacagacacacacacagacacacacacacacacacacacacacacagacacacacagagagacacacagagagacacacagacacacacacagacacacacacagacacacacagacacacacagagacacacacagacacacacagacacacacagagacacacacacagagacacacacagacacacacagacacacacagagacacacagacattcaATAATTCATTGCATTTTAGTGAAAACGTACGTATTCTACGCCAAGGGCTCTGATTGGGTAGTtatacaccacatgaccaaaagtatgtggacacctgttcgtcaaacatctcattccaattcaaaatcatggtcattaatatggagttggtcccccctttgctgctataacagcctccactcttctgggaaggctttccactagatgttggaacattgctgctctaacagcctcctctcttctgggaaggctttccactagatgttggaacattgctgctataacagcctccactcttctgggaaggctttccactagatgttggaacattgctgctataacagcctcctctcttctgggaaggctttccactagatgttggaacattgctgctataacagcctccactcttctgggaaggctttccactagatgttggatcattgctgctataacagcctccactcttctgggaaggctttccactagatgttggaacattgctgctataacagcctccactcttctgggaaggatttccactagatgttggaacattgctgctataacagcctccactcttctgggaaggctttccactagatgtaggaacattgctgctataacagcctccactcttctgggaaggctttccactagatgttagaacattgctgctataacagcctcctctcttctgggaaggctttccactagatgttggaacattgctgctataacagcctccactcttctgggaaggctttccactagatgttggaacattgctgctctaacagcctccactcttctgggaaggatttccactagatgttggaacattgctgctataacagcctccactcttctgggaaggctttccactagatgttggaacattgctgctataacagcctccactcttctgggaaggctttccactagatgttggaacattgctgcgggggacttgcttccattcagccacaagaccattagtgaggtcgggctctGATGTTGGGTGAGTAggccctggctcgcagtcggcgttccaattaatcccaaaggtgttcgatggggttgaggtcagggctctgtacaggccaatgaagttcatctacactgatctcgacaaactatttctgtatggaccttgctttgtgctcgggggcattgtcttgctgaaacaggaaagggccttccctaaactgttgccacaaagttggaagtatagaatcgtctagaatgtcattgtatgctgtagatttcccttcaccggaactaaggggcccgaaccatgaaaaacagccccagaccattattcctcctccaccaaactttacagttggcactacgcattggggcaggtagtgctctcccggcatccgccaaacccagattcatccgtcggactgccagatggtgaagtgtgattcatcactccagagaaggtgtttccactgctccagtgtccaatggcggcgagctttacaccactccagctgacgcttggcattgccaatggtgatcttatgcttgtgtgcagctgctcggccacggaaacccgTTTCACAAAGCTCCCGAcgagcagttcttgtgctgacgtttcttccagaggcagtttggaactcgctagtgagtgatgcaaccgaggacagatgattttcacacgcttcagcactcggcggtcccgttctgtgagcttgtgtggcctaccacttctcggctgagccgttgttgctcctagacgtttccacttcacaataacagcactaacaGTTGACCCGGGgtgcagctccagcagggcagaaatatgacgaaatgacttgttggaaaagtggcatcctatgacggtgccacgttgaaagtcactgagctcttcagtacaggctattctactgccaatgtttgtctatggagattgcatggctgtgtgcttgattttataaacctgtcagcaacgggtgtggctgaaatagccgaatccactaatttgaaggggtgtccacatacttttgtatatatagtgtatctctgCCACTGAACCACTGAATGTTAAGTTTTGTATTCTAGTGAAGACAACAGCTATGTGTTCCACATACCTACAGTGAGGGAGAGTGCATTCTGGGAGTAAACGTAAGGAGAGAGTCCAGTGCCTTCGTAACTTTCGACTATCTCAAGTGTGTGATTGGGCATCTGAGAATACTGTGGCATAAacacaggaaaacactcatcaaAGACAGGAAACAAAGATCACAATGGGCAACttacaaatagcaccctattccctatgtggtaCACCGCCGCCACATGCCGCttttggttagagcgttggggccagtaaccgaaaggttgctggatcgaatccccgagtctgacaaggtcaaaatctgtcgttctgcccctgaacaagacagttaaccccactgttcctcggtaggccgtcattataaataagaatgtgttcttcactgacttgcctcgttcaataaaggttacatttaaaatgttttttttaaaaaatgttttaaaataattttaaccagggcccatagggaatagggggcaatttgggacacatcccatGAAAACATATGTGATAGaagacatcaaatcaaactttgtcacatgcgccgaatacagcaagtgtagactttaccgtgaaaagCTGAATAcaacgtgaaatgcttacttacaaggccttattaaccaacagtgcagttcaagaagagttaagaaaatatttaccaagtaggctaaggTAAAACAAATTATCATAAACGACATAGCAATCAATCATCGCAAACGCTGGGTGGACGACCTATGAACTATAGTGAGAAAGCCCTGCTTGGAGGACGACCTATGAACTATAGTGAGAAAGCCCTGCTTGGAGGACGACCTATGAACTATAGTGAGAAAGCCCTGCTTGGAGGACGACCTATGAACTATAGTGAGAAAGCCCTGCTGGGTGGACGACCTATGAACTATAGTGAGAAAGCCCTGCTGGGTGGACGACCTATGAACTATAGCGAGAAAGCCCTGCTTGGAGGACGACCTATGAACTATAGTGAGAAAGCCCTGCTTGGAGGACGACCTATGAACTATAGTGAGAAAGCCCTGCTTGGAGGACGACCTATGAACTATAGTGAGAAAGCCCTGCTGGGTGGGGGACCTATGAACTATAGCGAGAAAGCCCTGCTTGGTGGGGGCGACCTATGAACTATAGCGAGAAAGCCCTGCTTGGAGGACGACCTATGaactataggagaaagccctgcttgGAGGACCGACCTATGAACTATAGTGAGAAAGCCCTGCTTGGAGGACGACCTATGAACTATAGTGAGAAAGCCCTGCTTGGAGGACGACCTATGAACTATAGTGAGAAAGCCCTGCTTGGAGGACGACCTATGAACTATAGTGAGAAAGCCCTGCTTGGAGGACGACCTATGAACTATAGTGAGAAAGCCCTGCTGGGTGGGGGACCTATGAACTATAGCGAGAAAGCCCTGCTTGGAGGACGACCTATGAACTATAGCGAGAAAGCCCTGCTTGGAGGACGACCTATGAACTATAGTGAGAAAGCCCTGCTTGGAGGACGACCTATGAACTATAGTGAGAAAGCCCTGCTTGGAGGACGACCTATGAACTATAGTGAGAAAGCCCTGCTTGGAGGACGACCTATGAACTATAGTGAGAAAGCCCTGCTGGGTGGGACGGCTTTGCCACTTTCCTTAACACTCTCGGCTGtcagcacatactgtatatgtctCCATATATAGTTCAATCCCCGTCTCCAACCTTCCTCCTACTCAGTTTCTACTGTCTAATGAAGCACGAAATAAAGAAATCCTCACCAGCTTCCAGCACTGGGGCTCGTTCCCGTTGGTCCCACAGACAAACAGACTGTCCTGAAACTTCTGGATAACAGTGATGACATTCTTACACGGACCCTGGGaaagggttagaatcagagcgttAGAATCAGAACGTTAGAATCAGAGCGTTAGAATCAGAAAGTTAGAATCAGAACGTTAGAATCAGAACGTTAGAATCAGAGCGTTAGAATCAGAACGTTAGAATCAGAGCGTTAGAATCAGAACGTTAGAATCAGAGCGTTAGAATCAGAACGTTAGAATCAGAACGTTAGAATCAGAACGTTAGAATCAGAGCGTTAGAATCAGAA
Proteins encoded in this region:
- the LOC106590787 gene encoding semaphorin-7A-like; the encoded protein is SDSNALILTLSQGPCKNVITVIQKFQDSLFVCGTNGNEPQCWKLYSQMPNHTLEIVESYEGTGLSPYVYSQNALSLTVEGDLYSAAPLYSDGSSLQFRRKAGSRTNVWMYDKWVTEPTFISACWVRRKEEPDNEKIYVFFREKNSDSSPEADHWISRVAQVCKVDEGGSKRFLQNMWTSFLKARLVCGIPNDSLYFNRLQDVYVLHAEEWRDSRVYALFTSSW